In a genomic window of Glycine max cultivar Williams 82 chromosome 13, Glycine_max_v4.0, whole genome shotgun sequence:
- the LOC100778891 gene encoding uncharacterized protein, whose product MMAARGGQCLEKLRRFVRTVFFVAALVASLLVTSLPVLVAVVDVLVPCVLISSFSCVKCYGFKEHLRRYAFKSSLTDIPLVSVIRSFIIICVYSICDGPALSHGPYLGTVTLSSFVSIVLLSVKACVFTVNSQIEAEATVSPTRQRLHLKKSWGMPVLFLSSVAFALGHIVVAYRTSFRARRKLMFHRVDPEAVLSCKNVFTGYQKVPRSPVPSEGRTPKSDSEMKRRPFGAAHDEELPIRILADPESLFIPCQGLTLHYKLSLPGSPPLNISSAFCSTSSMAGGLSKLNRQLTFIPPKVHQQLYRSYSNQFHGSSLYAPLLDGPVTSPHLTEDIPVLHLDEIHEDEETYKSELEQNSEDIGQVGIVLIHGFGGGVFSWRHVMGPLARQSNCTVAAFDRPGWGLTSRLSQEDWEKKELPNPYKLESQVDLLLSFCSEIGFSSVVLIGHDDGGLLALMAAKRVQTSMNSFNVTVKGVVLLNVSLSREVVPSFARILLHTSLGKKHLVRPLLRTEITHVVNRRSWYDATKLTTEVLTLYKAPLYVEGWDEALHEIGKLSSETFLSAINADLLLQAVKDIPVLVIAGAEDSLVSMKYCQAMACKFVNSRLVAISGCGHLPHEECPKALLEAISPFINKLFFSVYKSQSK is encoded by the exons ATGATGGCCGCTAGGGGAGGGCAGTGCTTGGAGAAGCTTCGGAGGTTTGTTCGGACGGTATTCTTCGTGGCGGCATTGGTGGCGTCGCTGCTTGTGACGTCGCTGCCGGTGCTCGTCGCCGTTGTGGACGTGCTCGTCCCTTGCGTTTTGATTTCGAGCTTCTCATGCGTCAAGTGCTACGGCTTCAAGGAGCATTTACGACGTTACGCTTTCAAGAGCTCCTTGACGGATATTCCTCTCGTTTCGGTCATAAGATCCTTCATCATTATCT GTGTTTATTCCATTTGTGATGGTCCTGCTCTATCACATGGTCCTTACCTTGGAACTGTGACTCTGTCTTCCTTTGTTTCAATTGTTCTCCTTTCAGTCAAAGCTTGTGTTTTCACTGTAAATTCCCAGATTGAAGCAGAAGCTACGGTTTCCCCTACAAGGCAGAGACTTCATTTAAAGAAGTCATGGGGAATGCCTGTCTTGTTCCTCTCGTCAGTTGCGTTTGCTCTAGGCCATATTGTGGTTGCCTACAGAACCAGCTTTAGAGCAAGGAGGAAACTCATGTTTCATCGAGTTGACCCTGAAGCG GTCCTTTCATGCAAAAATGTTTTTACTGGCTATCAGAAGGTCCCTCGGTCTCCTGTTCCCTCTGAGGGGAGAACCCCAAAAAGTGACAGTGAAATGAAAAGGAGGCCTTTTGGAGCAGCTCATGATGAAGAACTGCCAATCAGAATACTTGCAGACCCGGAGAGCTTATTCATCCCCTGCCAAGGTCTTACTCTCCATTACAAGCTCAGCCTACCTGGTTCACCTCCACTTAACATATCCTCAGCATTTTGCTCCACTTCATCAATGGCTGGGGGGTTGTCAAAATTAAATAGACAATTGACTTTTATACCTCCAAAAGTCCATCAGCAACTCTACAGGAGCTATAGCAATCAATTCCATGGCTCATCTTTGTATGCTCCTCTTTTAGATGGTCCAGTAACTTCTCCCCATCTTACTGAAGATATCCCTGTTTTGCATCTAGATGAAATTCATGAAGATGAGGAAACATATAAATCAGAGTTGGAGCAAAATTCAGAGGACATTGGCCAAGTAGGTATTGTTTTAATACATGGGTTTGGTGGAGGTGTCTTCTCTTGGCGACATGTAATGGGACCTCTAGCTCGGCAGAGTAATTGCACAGTTGCTGCATTTGATAGGCCTGGTTGGGGATTGACTTCAAGACTGAGTCAGGAGGACTGGGAGAAAAAAGAACTGCCTAATCCTTATAAACTTGAAAGTCAG GTTGATCTGCTTTTGTCTTTCTGTTCCGAGATTGGATTTTCTTCAGTTGTGCTAATTGGTCATGATGATGGAGGGTTGCTTGCTCTGATGGCTGCAAAGAGGGTTCAAACATCAATGAATTCTTTCAAC GTTACAGTGAAAGGGGTTGTATTGTTAAATGTTAGCTTGTCAAGGGAAGTAGTTCCATCCTTTGCTAGAATCCTTCTGCATACTTCACTTGGAAAGAAACATTTGGTTCGTCCACTACTAAGAACAGAAATCACCCACGTGGTGAATCGGCGTTCGTGGTATGATGCTACCAAACTGACAACAGAAGTTTTGACTCTATATAAG gCTCCACTATATGTAGAAGGATGGGATGAAGCACTGCACGAGATTGGTAAATTGTCATCGGAAACCTTCCTTTCTGCAATAAATGCAGACTTGTTGCTACAAGCTGTAAAAGACATTCCCGTGTTGGTCATAGCCGGTGCTGAAGATTCACTTGTCTCAATGAAATATTGTCAAGCAATGGCCTGCAAATTTGTAAATTCT AGACTGGTTGCAATATCCGGATGTGGCCATCTACCCCACGAGGAGTGTCCAAAGGCGTTGCTTGAGGCTATATCACCCTTCATTAATAAACTCTTCTTCTCTGTATATAAGTCGCAAAGCAAATAG